The genomic segment ACGAGTTCGGGCGGACTGTACAGCAGGTATTGGAAAAAGGAAAAGAAATAATATGTTTGGCACAACAGGCTAAGAAAGCTTATGAGAGTAATTGTTGTTGAGGACAATGTCTTGTTCTGTAATTATATCTGCAATTTTTTGCAGAAGGCGGATTTGGATACTGTAAGGACTTACAGGCTGGCACAGGCTAAGAAGGTCATTGGGACATCCGTCCGTGAGGATGACATCGTATTGGCGGATTTAAGATTGCCTGACGGGGAAAGTACCACGCTGTTGCAGTGGATGAGGGAGAACGGCTATATGCACCCGTTCATCATGATGACTAATTATGAAGAGATACATTCTGCGGTTCATACCATGAAGCTGGGTGCGGAAGATTATATCCTCAAACCGCTGGTTGAAACCAGGCTGCTGCCCGTAATCAAAAAAATAAGGACGGTGAACGAGGCTTTCACCAAGGTAATCTATGAACGCAAAAGCACCCCTTTTTGCGAGTTGAACCGGTACATTCACATGGTAGCGCCGACGGATATGACGGTACTGATATTGGGAAGCACCGGAACGGGAAAGGAACACCTGGCAAAAAAGATTCACAGGCAGAGCCTCAGATCCGGCAAGCCGTATGTAACGGTCGATTGCGGCAGTTTGTCCAAAGAGCTGGCACCTTCCGCCTTTTTCGGCCATGTCAAGGGGGCGTTTACCGGAGCCACAGAGGAAAAGGCAGGATATTTTCAGGAAGCGCAGGGAGGCACCCTGTTCATGGATGAGGTGGAGAACCTTTCGATAGAAACGCAGCGGATGCTGTTGCGTGCCATGGAGGAACGGCGATATCGTCCGGTAGGCGGACAACGGGACAGGCTGATGGATGTGCGCATCATTGCGGCCACCAATGAGGATTTGCAGGAGGCTGTTGCGGAAAAGCGTTTCCGGAAGGACCTGCTTTATCGCTTTCAGGATTTTACCATCACCGTACCTGCATTGCATAATTGCCTGGAGGATATACTGCCTTTGGCGGATTTTTTCCGGGAGCAATCTTGCGGGTTGCTCCGGAAAGAGGTCTTGGATTTTGACGAACCGGCAAAGAAGATGCTGCTGGGATACAGTTGGCCGGGAAATGTACGGGAACTGAAGCAGGTCATTCATGCGGCGGTATTGATATGCAAAGGAAAACTGATTACCCCCAATTCCTTACGGCTCCAATATACGGGAGAGTCCGTTTCTGACCCCATGGGGAAAGAGAAGATAGACAAGTGTTTGCAGAAAGATGAAAGAAGAAACATAGAACAGATCAAGACGGCTCTTTCCATCTCTAAAGGGAACCTGACACAGGCAGCGGCCTTGTTGGGAATCAGCCGCCCGACCCTTTACAAGAGAATGAGCCTGCACGGAATTTCCAGATAGGTTTGTTTGCGATACAGTTTTCCCCTCATCAAAGGAAAATCGAATTTGTCTTGCCGGCCGCATTTGCCGAATCTTTTCGTGGAAATTTTCCTTGCGGCTTCGCCGTGGAAAATTTTCACGAAAAAGAATGCGGCGGCAATCCAGATTCGATTTGAAAAACGATTACAGGGGCAAACTGCGACCGACGTGACGCATGGATAAAGGATATGGGCTGCTTGAAGAGGCCGTGTTTCATAATCCATGAAATTCCACATATCCAGCCGGAATACAGGTCTTATGAAAGTCTTGCTGTAAAAAAGCGGAAGGCATGAGAAGACAGGGGGCTTCAGCTCCCTCTGTTCTGCATGGTTTTCTTTCCTGTCCGCCTGCTCTTTTTCTGGTGTCGGATGCGCAGGCTTTTTCCCTTCTGCCTCACGTATCTTCTCTCTTTCCGTTCATTCACTTCCCCTCTTCTCCGTTCACGGTTTAGCCGTTGGAAACAGTCGTGTTTATGACATCTGATGACATTTGATGACATCTGATGACACCTTTTTGAAAATCAGCATATTATTTGGAAATACCCCATACCTTTGAAGCGTCAAAGCAATTCATTAACCCCTAAAAGAAAAGGTATGGCACAAGAAAAGACCCCGAACGAAAAGCCCAAACGGACTCGGAAGCCGAAGGCCGGAAGTGATGCTCTCCCGGTGGAACAGATTACGGAATTGATGCTGGTTCATAACAAGAACGATCCGAAATTCGGAGTACAGGCTGTCAGTGAAATTGACAAGGACGGAAAAGCGAAGACGGTTCCGGCGGACGAGAAGAATGAAAACTCATTCCTGAAATTCGACAAGAATTCGAGTATTCTCGAAAACTTCATCAAGAATTTTTGGAGCCAGCTCAAGGAACCTACCCATTTCCGCCTGCTCCGCATGACCTACCACGACTACAAGGTGAACAAGCAGGCCATCAGGGATTTGTCGGAGGGAAAGCAGACGGATGCGGTGAAAGAGTTCCTCAAACGCTACGAAATCCGTCCGAGAGAAAACAAGAAGGAACAAAGTGTAAACCAAAAAGAAACAACAGCTATGGCAGACAAAGAGACACAACCGCAGGAACCCCTGCAACAGAGCGAAGTACAGCAGGCGGCACAGCAACAGCAGCAGCCCCAGGCTCAACAGGCAGCGCAGGAGTCGCAAGGACCGCGTTACCGGTATAATGAGAACATGGTCAACTGGGAGGAGTTGGAAAAGGTCGGAATCTCAAAGGCTTCGCTGGAACAGCAGGGACTCCTTGATTCCATGCTGAAGGGCTACAAGACCAACAAACTGGTGCCCCTGACCATCCATCTTTCCGGTTTGCTGACAGCCAAACTGGATGCAAGGCTCTCACTCATCCCGCAACAGGACGGACAGGTGGGACTTGCCATTCACGGCATACGCAAGGAACCGCAGTTGGAACGTCCTTATTTCGGGTTTAACTTTAACGAGGAGGACAAGAAGAACCTGCGTGAGACCGGCAACATGGGGCGTGTGGCGGAACTCAATCTGCGCGGAAGTGAATATACCCCCTGTCTGATTTCCATCGACAAGAGCACCAACGAGCTGGTTGCCGTCCGTCAGGAGCACGTTTACATCCCGCAGGAAGTGAGCGGGGTCAAACTTACCGCAGAGGAAATCAGGCTGCTGAAGGAGGGACAGCCTGTCAAAGTGGAGGGCATGACTTCCAAAGCGGGCAAGGAATTCGATGCCACACTCCAGTACAGTGCCGAGCGCAGGGGACTGGAATTCATCTTTCCGAAAAACCAGATTTTCAACGAACGTTCCATCGGAGGCGTGCCTCTCTCGCCCACCCAGATAAAAATGCTCAGCGAAGGACATACCATTCTGGTGGAAGACATGAAGTTCAGGAACAGGAATGACACCTTCTCGTCCTTTGTAACGATAGACAAGGTAACGGGGCGCCCGAACTACACGCGGCACAATCCGGAAACCGGAGAGATTTATATTCCAAAGGAAATCTGCAACGTGCAGCTGACTGCCGAAGACAGGGAAACCCTGCGCAAGGGACAGCCGGTCTATCTGGAAAACATGATCGGGCGCAACGGGGAGGAATTCTCCTCGTTCGTCAAGCTGGATATGAATACCGGCAGGACGATGTATTCACGCACGCCGAACGGATTCAACGAGCAGCAGGCACCGCGTATTCCGGCGGAGGTTTACGGGCACGTGTTCACGGCACAGGAAAAAGCGAACCTCCAGGATGGCAAGACTTTGCTTGTCGAAGGGCTGAAAAACAACGGGCAGACCTTCAGTTCCTACCTGAAAGTCAATCCCTATTCCGGGCAGTTGCAGTATTTTCAGGAAAATCCGGACATCCGCAGGGACACTTCCCGCCGTGCCACACAGACGGAAACCGCACAGGGACAGCAGCAGGAGCAGAAGAAGGGTGCATCGCAGGCGGTATAGACCTGCTCGGAGAGAAACAGAATCAATCATACAAACCTAAAAAAAACGAATCGTATGAATACGGATCAGAATACCCGTCATATTTATAAGACGGAAGATATCGACTGGGACGGTCTGAAGGCCGCAGGTATCAGTAAGAAACAACTGGAAGCGGAAGGCAACATGGAACTGTTGCTGCAAGGAAAGGAAACGGGCATCGTTCCGCTGAAACTCCATATTTCGGTCCTCAGCCTGACAATGGATGCCACGCTGAAGCTGGTACCCGACGGCAACGGCAGGCCGGTTATGGAAATAAACGGTCTCCGTCAGAAGGAGGAGGCGGCAGTTTGACCGGGAAACAATAAGTATAACTCACGTTCCGTGCCGTTCCTGACGGTACGGAACATCAAAAGGAAAAAGAATATGATAGCGATAGTGACTGACAAGCCCAATGTGGGCAGAGAGATAGCAAGGGTTTTGGGAGCTGACAGAAAAGAGAACGGATATATGAGCGGAAACGGATACATGGTAACATGGACATACGGCAACATGCTTTCCCTGGCGATGCCGAAAGATACCGGTACGGCATGGGTGGAGCGGGAGAACTTCCCCCTGCTGCCGCCTCCTTTTCTGACGGTACGGCATGTAAAGACGGACACGGGATGGAATCCCGACATCAATGCGGTGCTCCAGTTGAAGGTGATAGCCGGGGTGTTCGATGCGTGTGACACCATTGTTGCGGCAACCGACGCTTCCCGCGAGGGGGAAATGCTGTTCCGGTATCTTTATCGTTTTTTGGGATGCAGGAAACCTTGCCTCCGCCTGTGGATCTCCTCCTTGACGGACGAAGCCATTGCCAAAGGAATGGAAAACCTTCGTCCTTGCAGCCTGTTCGACAACTTGTTTTTGGCGGCAGACAGCCGCAACAAGGCCGACTGGCTTCTTGGAGTCAATTCGAGCTATGCCGTCTGCAAGGCGGTCGGTTTCGGGAACAACTCGCTTGGAAGGGTACAGACCCCTGTATTGGCAGCGATAAGCGGACGGTACAGGGAAAGGGAAAATCACATTCCCGCAGACAGCTGGCCCGTATTCGTCAGCCTCTGCAAGAACGGGAAGATAATAAAGATGCGGCATGTGGAAGATTTCTGCAACCGCCGGGATGCCCTGGAACTTTACGAGGACTGCAAGGCGGCAGGATATGCCCGTATCACGGCAGTCAGCAGCCGGACTGAGGAAATCACCGCACCTGCCCTTTATAACCTGACCGGGCTTCAGAAGGATGCGAACCGTTACCATAACCTGACAGCCATACGGGTGCAGGAAATTACCCAAAGCCTGTACGAGAAAAAACTGATCTCCTGCCCGCGCACTTCCAGCCGTCTGCTGCCCGGAGACATGTATGACATGTTGCCTCCGGTTATGGAAAAGCTGCTGTCCGGCAAGGAATTCCGCCAATATGCCGGTATGATCGACCTTGCTGCAAGGAAAGGCGTAACCGGAAATCAGGACACGGCGGAGCATCATGCCATTGTCATCACCGGCATACAGCCGGGGGAACTGGACAGGGAGGAAAGGCTGGTTTACACCCTTGTTGTCGGCAGGATGCTTGAAACGTTCATGCCGCCCTGCAAGGTGGAATATACGACGGTTGAAGCGGTCTGTGCCGCACGCAAGTTCCGAATCCGTACATACCGTATTCTGGAAACGGGGTGGCTCGGTATCTTTCAGAGGGAACGGCTTGTCGCGGAAGACAACGACCTCTGTCCCGTACCCCCTGAACTTTTTCGGGAGGAGAAACTGCCGGTAACGGGATGCAGTCTTATACACAGGAAATCGCTGCCCGCTGCCCCTTATACGGATGAGGAACTGGCAGACTATATGGACAAGACCGGTCTGGGAACCGCATCCACGCGCACGAATATCATCCGTACGCTTCTGGAGCGTAAATATATCCGGTATTCGGGCAAATACATTATCCCGACCCCGAAAGGTCTTCTTTTATATGAAACGGTACGCGGAATGAAAGTGGCTGACTCCTCCCTCACCTCCGGCTGGGAAGCGGAGCTAGCACGGATTGAACGGGGAGAACTCACACAGAAAGAATTCCTGGATGGTGTATTGGAAACGGTAAATGAGGTTACCGGTGAGATTTTCCGGAAACTTTCGGAAGATGAACGGCCGCATGGTTCCATATAGACGGCTGGGCGGAAGGTACGGAACAGAAGAGGTGCAGACTGGGGTCTGTGCCTCTTTTTTTATATATGTACAAGATACGTTTTTCCGCTTTTAAGCGGCAAAGGTCTTGGATTGCCTCGTTTTTGCCGCAAGGCGGCCCCTTTCAGGGGCTGGTCGGCTAAAAGAAAATCATCCTCGCTTCGCTGCGGTATTTTCTTTTGCCAAGCCTTGCGCAAAAAGGCAATCCAAGGGCCGGAGGCCTATAAAATCGGGAAAACATATCCCGATGGGATTATTCATTCTTAAAAATTTAAAGACATGAAACTGAAATTCATCGAAAACATCTGCAGGCAAGTGGTCGCACTGGTTCTGCTTACGGGAATATGCCTGCTTTACTGCAAGGGCGTCATTCCCGTGTATCTGTCTGTCCTGTTCCTTATGTCCGGAACACTGGTCCGTCTCGCCTTCAGGACATTCACCTTTGTCTTGAAAACAATCCTTGTCCTGATTGTCATGGGCATGCTTGTATAACCATCAAATGCAGAAGATATGAGAACTTACACATTTACATCCTCGGCTCCGGTCATGCCGGCTGCATGGCCTGCCACAAACCGGACAACACCTGTCAAAAGACAGCCTCCCTGTACGACAGACGGGCCCAGACGTATCGGCTACTATCTGGAACCGTTGAAAGGCATCGCCTCGAATCCGGACAGGCAGAGAATCCTGAAGGATTTTTTCAAGGAAACTTATGTATAACATTTTAAATTTTACCATTATGTTTTTTCAAGCAATCAACCAAATGATTACGACAGGCACAGACCTGAGTATCAACATCAGACGGGTAAACGACAATCTGACGGTAGCCGTCGTTCCCAGACGGTCGGGAGTAAAGGCCGGAGAACGCATTGTCCCGCTCATCCTGAACGGTACGCCGGAAGAACTGG from the Bacteroides eggerthii genome contains:
- a CDS encoding sigma-54-dependent transcriptional regulator, producing MRVIVVEDNVLFCNYICNFLQKADLDTVRTYRLAQAKKVIGTSVREDDIVLADLRLPDGESTTLLQWMRENGYMHPFIMMTNYEEIHSAVHTMKLGAEDYILKPLVETRLLPVIKKIRTVNEAFTKVIYERKSTPFCELNRYIHMVAPTDMTVLILGSTGTGKEHLAKKIHRQSLRSGKPYVTVDCGSLSKELAPSAFFGHVKGAFTGATEEKAGYFQEAQGGTLFMDEVENLSIETQRMLLRAMEERRYRPVGGQRDRLMDVRIIAATNEDLQEAVAEKRFRKDLLYRFQDFTITVPALHNCLEDILPLADFFREQSCGLLRKEVLDFDEPAKKMLLGYSWPGNVRELKQVIHAAVLICKGKLITPNSLRLQYTGESVSDPMGKEKIDKCLQKDERRNIEQIKTALSISKGNLTQAAALLGISRPTLYKRMSLHGISR
- a CDS encoding DUF3945 domain-containing protein gives rise to the protein MAQEKTPNEKPKRTRKPKAGSDALPVEQITELMLVHNKNDPKFGVQAVSEIDKDGKAKTVPADEKNENSFLKFDKNSSILENFIKNFWSQLKEPTHFRLLRMTYHDYKVNKQAIRDLSEGKQTDAVKEFLKRYEIRPRENKKEQSVNQKETTAMADKETQPQEPLQQSEVQQAAQQQQQPQAQQAAQESQGPRYRYNENMVNWEELEKVGISKASLEQQGLLDSMLKGYKTNKLVPLTIHLSGLLTAKLDARLSLIPQQDGQVGLAIHGIRKEPQLERPYFGFNFNEEDKKNLRETGNMGRVAELNLRGSEYTPCLISIDKSTNELVAVRQEHVYIPQEVSGVKLTAEEIRLLKEGQPVKVEGMTSKAGKEFDATLQYSAERRGLEFIFPKNQIFNERSIGGVPLSPTQIKMLSEGHTILVEDMKFRNRNDTFSSFVTIDKVTGRPNYTRHNPETGEIYIPKEICNVQLTAEDRETLRKGQPVYLENMIGRNGEEFSSFVKLDMNTGRTMYSRTPNGFNEQQAPRIPAEVYGHVFTAQEKANLQDGKTLLVEGLKNNGQTFSSYLKVNPYSGQLQYFQENPDIRRDTSRRATQTETAQGQQQEQKKGASQAV
- a CDS encoding DUF4099 domain-containing protein; its protein translation is MNTDQNTRHIYKTEDIDWDGLKAAGISKKQLEAEGNMELLLQGKETGIVPLKLHISVLSLTMDATLKLVPDGNGRPVMEINGLRQKEEAAV
- a CDS encoding DNA topoisomerase encodes the protein MIAIVTDKPNVGREIARVLGADRKENGYMSGNGYMVTWTYGNMLSLAMPKDTGTAWVERENFPLLPPPFLTVRHVKTDTGWNPDINAVLQLKVIAGVFDACDTIVAATDASREGEMLFRYLYRFLGCRKPCLRLWISSLTDEAIAKGMENLRPCSLFDNLFLAADSRNKADWLLGVNSSYAVCKAVGFGNNSLGRVQTPVLAAISGRYRERENHIPADSWPVFVSLCKNGKIIKMRHVEDFCNRRDALELYEDCKAAGYARITAVSSRTEEITAPALYNLTGLQKDANRYHNLTAIRVQEITQSLYEKKLISCPRTSSRLLPGDMYDMLPPVMEKLLSGKEFRQYAGMIDLAARKGVTGNQDTAEHHAIVITGIQPGELDREERLVYTLVVGRMLETFMPPCKVEYTTVEAVCAARKFRIRTYRILETGWLGIFQRERLVAEDNDLCPVPPELFREEKLPVTGCSLIHRKSLPAAPYTDEELADYMDKTGLGTASTRTNIIRTLLERKYIRYSGKYIIPTPKGLLLYETVRGMKVADSSLTSGWEAELARIERGELTQKEFLDGVLETVNEVTGEIFRKLSEDERPHGSI